Proteins co-encoded in one Astyanax mexicanus isolate ESR-SI-001 chromosome 1, AstMex3_surface, whole genome shotgun sequence genomic window:
- the LOC111196293 gene encoding trace amine-associated receptor 1-like produces the protein MNFSEVQIVNISPVCYEFLNGSCPKFTYPVPLRVSLYLFLSLVVILTVFGNLFVILTIVHFKQLHMPTNFLVLSLAVTDLLLGGFVMPLCMVQFIETCWYLGILFCKIYNSVVIMLCTASIINLAFISIDRYYAVCKPLQYHSKITPFVTFIMIFICWAVSTVVGFVIIFLELNILGIEEFYYENVACEGGCVLIQSAASSTSSSLLSFYIPGVVMLGIYMKIFHVAQKQAKSIQDSKCKNTESKIRKEEKKATKTLAVILGVFLSLWMPFFICNFSLPFIGYSIPPFLIEALAWTGYMNSTFNPVVYAFFYKWFRKAFRIILSGQIFQPGSSRMNLFSH, from the coding sequence ATGAACTTCAGCGAAGTTCAAATAGTGAACATTTCTCCAGTTTGCTATGAATTTTTAAATGGGTCTTGTCCAAAATTTACATATCCTGTCCCTTTGAGGGTGTCACTTTACTTGTTCCTTAGCTTAGTGGTGATTTTAACAGTATTTGGAAATCTTTTTGTTATTCTAACTATTGTTCATTTTAAGCAACTTCACATGCCAACCAACTTCCTTGTTCTGTCTCTGGCTGTAACTGATCTGCTGCTGGGTGGATTTGTGATGCCTCTTTGCATGGTACAATTCATAGAGACTTGCTGGTACTTGggcattttattttgtaaaatatacAACAGTGTTGTAATTATGTTATGTACTGCTTCAATTATAAATTTAGCTTTTATATCTATTGATAGATATTATGCTGTATGTAAACCTCTGCAGTACCACAGTAAAATCACTCCGTTTGTCACATTTATCATGATTTTTATCTGCTGGGCTGTCTCAACAGTAGTTGGGTTTGTTATAATATTTTTGGAACTCAATATTTTAGGCATTGAGGAGTTTTACTATGAGAATGTTGCATGTGAAGGAGGCTGTGTGTTGATTCAAAGTGCAGCATCGAGCACTTCTTCCTCTTTACTCTCCTTCTACATCCCAGGTGTTGTGATGCTCGGTATATACATGAAAATATTCCATGTTGCACAAAAACAAGCAAAGTCTATTCAGgactcaaaatgtaaaaatactgaaTCAAAAATcaggaaagaagagaaaaaagcaaCCAAAACATTGGCTGTAATTTTGGGGGTGTTTCTTTCACTTTGGATGccgttttttatttgtaattttagtCTCCCTTTTATAGGTTACTCAATTCCTCCATTTTTGATTGAAGCGCTTGCTTGGACTGGTTATATGAATTCAACATTTAACCCTGTTGTTTATGCTTTCTTCTACAAGTGGTTTAGGAAAGCATTCAGGATTATATTGTCAGGTCAAATATTTCAGCCAGGCTCTTCAAGAATGAATCTATTTTCACACTAA
- the LOC103034967 gene encoding trace amine-associated receptor 1-like encodes MTYDQQLDFRMNSSLAQTMDNAPLCYEFFNGSCPKLDYPLFLKVPLYIIFGFVVILTVLGNLFVIITIFHFKQLHMPTNYFVLSLAVTDLLLGGFLMPPGLVQSVETCWYFGSLFCKIYNSVSIMLCTASILNLSFISIDRYFAVCQPLLYQTKITPFVTLIMISICWSVSIIVGFGIIFLELNILGIEEFYYDNFVCEGACVLLQSAVSSTASSFLSFYLPGIVMLCIYMKIFRVAQKQAKSIQDSKSKNMQSSLSKEEKKATKTLAVVLGVFLSLWLPFFFCNVINPFIGYSVPPVLIDALVWVGYMNSTFNPIVYAFFYKWFRKAFRMMLSGQIFQPGSSRTNLFSH; translated from the coding sequence ATGACATATGATCAGCAGTTGGATTTCAGAATGAACTCAAGCCTTGCTCAGACAATGGACAATGCTCCTCTCTGCTATGAATTTTTTAATGGATCTTGTCCTAAGCTTGACTATCCTCTGTTTTTAAAGGTGCCACTTTACATAATCTTCGGCTTTGTGGTGATTTTAACAGTGTTGGGAAACCTGTTTGTCATCATTACCATTTTTCATTTCAAGCAGCTGCACATGCCAACTAATTACTTCGTTCTTTCTCTGGCTGTAACTGATCTGCTGCTCGGGGGCTTTTTGATGCCTCCAGGACTGGTGCAATCTGTGGAGACTTGCTGGTATTTTGGAAGTTTATTTTGCAAAATATATAACAGTGTTTCCATTATGTTGTGCACTGCTTCTATTTTAAATTTGTCTTTCATATCTATTGATAGATATTTTGCTGTGTGCCAACCTCTCCTGTATCAAACTAAAATCACCCCGTTTGTCACACTAATCATGATCTCCATCTGCTGGAGTGTTTCTATCATAGTTGGGTTTGGAATAATATTTCTGGAGCTAAACATTCTTGGCATTGAAGAGTTTTATTATGATAATTTTGTGTGTGAAGGAGCCTGTGTGTTGTTACAAAGTGCAGTCTCTAGTACTGCCTCATCCTTTCTTTCCTTCTATTTGCCAGGCATTGTGATGCTctgtatatatatgaaaatattccGTGTTGCACAAAAGCAAGCGAAGTCTATTCAGGACTCGAAGTCCAAAAATATGCAATCAAGTTtaagcaaagaggagaaaaaagccACAAAAACCCTGGCCGTGGTTTTAGGCGTGTTTCTGTCACTGTGGTTgcctttttttttctgcaatgtcATTAATCCGTTCATTGGTTATTCAGTACCACCAGTATTGATTGATGCCCTTGTTTGGGTTGGTTATATGAACTCAACTTTTAATCCTATTGTTTATGCCTTCTTCTACAAGTGGTTTAGAAAAGCATTCCGAATGATGTTGTCAGGCCAAATATTTCAGCCAGGTTCTTCAAGAACAAATCTGTTTTCACATTGA
- the LOC103030618 gene encoding trace amine-associated receptor 1-like: MPTNFLVLSLAVTDLLLGSIVMPPGMLRSVETCWYLGPLFCKIHSSVGIMLCTSSIINLSFISIDRYYAVCHPLLYPSKITPVVTIVMIFICWSASTVVGFVIIFLELNILGIEEFYYENIACEGRCVFFQSAASSTASSVLSFYVPGVVMLSIYMKIFCVAQKQAKSIQDSKCKNNMNSLLSKEERKATKTLAVIMGVFLSLWTPFFICNVIDPFIGYVAPPVLIDMLIWIGYFNSTCNPIVYAFFYKWFRKAFGMVLSGKIFQPGSSRTNLFSH, translated from the coding sequence ATGCCAACTAACTTCCTTGTTCTGTCTCTGGCTGTAACTGATCTGCTGCTGGGAAGCATTGTAATGCCTCCTGGAATGCTTCGCTCTGTAGAGACTTGCTGGTACTTGGGCCCTTTATTCTGTAAAATACACAGCAGTGTTGGTATCATGTTATGTACATCTTCTATCATTAATTTGTCTTTCATATCCATTGACAGATATTACGCTGTGTGTCATCCCCTGTTGTATCCCAGTAAAATCACCCCTGTTGTTACAATAGTTATGATTTTCATCTGCTGGAGTGCCTCAACTGTAGTTGGGTTTGTGATCATATTTCTAGAGCTGAATATTCTGGGTATTGAAGAGTTTTATTATGAGAATATCGCATGTGAGGGGCGTTGTGTGTTTTTTCAAAGTGCAGCATCGAGCACTGCTTCCTCTGTTCTTTCATTTTATGTCCCAGGTGTTGTAATGCTcagtatatatatgaaaatattctGCGTTGCACAAAAGCAAGCAAAGTCTATTCAGgactcaaaatgtaaaaataatatgaattcaCTTTTAAGCAAAGAAGAGAGAAAGGCCACCAAAACTCTGGCAGTGATCATGGGGGTATTCCTGTCATTGTGGACTCCATTTTTTATCTGCAATGTTATTGATCCATTTATTGGTTACGTAGCTCCTCCAGTTTTGATTGATATGCTTATTTGGATTGGATATTTTAATTCAACCTGTAATCCCATTGTGTATGCCTTTTTCTACAAGTGGTTTAGAAAAGCATTCGGAATGGTTTTATCTGGTAAAATATTTCAACCAGGCTCTTCAAGAACAAATCTGttttcacattaa